From Chryseobacterium gallinarum, one genomic window encodes:
- the trpD gene encoding anthranilate phosphoribosyltransferase: MKDILQYLFNHNTLSKSEAKAMMIEIAQNKFNAAEVTAFISVFLMRNITLKELEGFREALLQMAVPVNIDAGDAIDIVGTGGDGKNTINISTLASFVVAGAGQKVTKHGNYGASTTTGSSNVLEELGYEFKNNSDQLNDDLERANICFLHAPYFHPALQSVGLLRKSLGLRTFFNLLGPLVNPAKPQYSMIGVYNLEIARIYQYLLQKDDKDFILVHGLDGYDEISLTHDSKIITKKGEEIYSANDLGFNPVTLEDIKAGNSIRETAKIFTDILEGKGTVQQNSVVLANASVALYHTGRFGSYEDCLLMSQESLEGGKALKSFELLVS; the protein is encoded by the coding sequence ATGAAAGACATACTGCAATACCTGTTCAATCATAATACTTTATCAAAATCCGAGGCAAAAGCCATGATGATTGAAATTGCCCAGAATAAATTCAATGCTGCGGAAGTAACAGCCTTTATCAGTGTTTTTCTGATGCGAAATATTACACTGAAAGAACTGGAAGGCTTCAGAGAGGCTTTACTCCAGATGGCCGTTCCTGTAAACATCGATGCCGGAGATGCTATCGATATTGTGGGAACCGGAGGTGACGGAAAAAACACAATCAATATATCAACATTGGCCAGCTTTGTGGTGGCCGGAGCCGGGCAGAAGGTTACAAAACATGGAAATTACGGGGCTTCAACTACCACAGGCTCATCCAATGTGCTGGAAGAGCTGGGCTATGAGTTCAAAAATAATTCAGATCAGTTGAATGACGATCTGGAAAGAGCCAATATCTGTTTTTTACATGCACCTTACTTCCACCCTGCACTACAATCCGTTGGATTATTGAGAAAGTCTTTAGGATTAAGGACGTTTTTCAATCTTTTAGGTCCTTTGGTAAATCCTGCAAAGCCGCAGTATTCTATGATTGGGGTCTATAATCTGGAAATTGCAAGAATATATCAATACCTGCTTCAAAAGGATGATAAGGATTTCATATTGGTGCATGGTCTGGATGGTTATGATGAAATCAGCCTTACCCACGACAGTAAGATTATCACTAAAAAAGGCGAAGAGATCTATTCTGCCAATGACCTCGGATTCAACCCTGTGACTCTTGAAGATATCAAAGCAGGAAACTCCATCCGGGAAACGGCAAAGATTTTCACAGATATCCTGGAAGGAAAAGGCACTGTTCAGCAAAATTCCGTTGTTCTGGCCAATGCTTCTGTAGCTCTTTACCATACCGGCAGGTTTGGAAGTTATGAAGACTGTCTTCTTATGTCCCAGGAAAGCCTGGAAGGCGGAAAGGCCCTGAAAAGCTTTGAACTTTTGGTGAGCTAA
- a CDS encoding anthranilate synthase component II: MNTTINNQSQPKVLVFDNYDSFTYNLVQIIERILNQRVDVVRNDQITLEEIGKYDKIILSPGPGIPEEAGILLDLIREYASTKSIFGVCLGQQAIAEAFGGSLINLSEIFHGVATTTQLIKENTKLFKDIDSGLEVGRYHSWAVNPEGFPEELEITAIDNDGMIMALQHKTYDVHAVQFHPESILTPEGETIIKNFLLS; this comes from the coding sequence ATGAATACCACAATAAATAACCAATCACAGCCTAAAGTCCTGGTTTTTGATAACTATGACAGCTTTACCTACAACCTTGTCCAGATCATCGAAAGAATCCTGAATCAGAGAGTGGATGTGGTAAGAAATGACCAGATTACCCTGGAGGAAATTGGAAAATACGATAAGATTATCCTTTCCCCCGGTCCCGGAATTCCTGAAGAAGCCGGTATTTTACTGGATCTTATCAGGGAATACGCTTCTACAAAAAGTATTTTTGGAGTATGCCTGGGACAACAGGCTATCGCTGAAGCTTTTGGGGGAAGCCTGATCAATCTTTCCGAAATTTTCCATGGAGTAGCCACTACCACTCAACTGATCAAAGAAAATACGAAACTGTTCAAAGATATTGATTCCGGACTTGAAGTTGGGAGATATCATAGCTGGGCTGTCAACCCCGAAGGCTTTCCGGAAGAACTGGAAATTACGGCAATAGATAACGATGGAATGATCATGGCATTGCAGCATAAAACCTATGATGTACATGCAGTACAATTCCATCCTGAGAGTATTTTAACTCCTGAAGGGGAAACCATTATTAAAAATTTTCTTTTATCGTGA